Proteins encoded by one window of Nicotiana tabacum cultivar K326 chromosome 10, ASM71507v2, whole genome shotgun sequence:
- the LOC107814820 gene encoding 21 kDa protein-like, with protein sequence MKTSHPLSLFCILFAAVLLHLRLVPSFALLDPTMFSSVAIVPNAAAPQPLNPGFVSADTDYIRSSCKTTMYPATCYHSLNHYATAVQQDPARLARVAVGVSLAKAKRIAAFLSNQSREADYGAQPRVVAALHDCFSVFGDTIDQIRDSLSQMRKLGGSSESLRFQMSNVQTWMSAALTNEDTCTDGFEDVTDDEPLKLDVCDRAGKVKEVTSNALALVNNFANKISR encoded by the coding sequence ATGAAAACCTCACATCCTCTTTCCCTCTTCTGTATCCTTTTCGCCGCCGTTCTCCTCCACCTCCGCCTTGTCCCGTCGTTTGCTCTCCTCGACCCTACCATGTTTTCATCAGTTGCCATCGTTCCTAATGCTGCCGCTCCTCAACCTCTAAATCCTGGATTTGTCTCTGCTGACACAGACTATATTCGCTCGAGTTGTAAAACCACCATGTATCCTGCTACCTGCTACCATTCACTTAATCACTATGCCACTGCAGTACAACAAGACCCTGCTCGACTAGCTCGTGTAGCCGTCGGAGTCAGCCTAGCCAAAGCCAAGCGCATTGCAGCTTTCCTTTCCAACCAATCACGCGAAGCTGACTATGGAGCGCAACCACGAGTTGTAGCTGCGCTCCATGATTGCTTCTCAGTTTTTGGTGACACCATCGATCAAATACGTGATTCATTGAGTCAGATGCGTAAGCTCGGTGGCTCCAGCGAGTCGTTGAGGTTTCAGATGAGTAACGTTCAGACATGGATGAGTGCAGCCTTAACTAATGAGGACACTTGCACCGATGGATTTGAGGATGTTACTGATGACGAGCCATTGAAATTGGATGTCTGTGATCGTGCAGGGAAGGTGAAGGAGGTGACTAGCAACGCTTTGGCTTTGGTAAACAATTTTGCCAACAAGATATCACGTTAG